One window of the Xenopus tropicalis strain Nigerian chromosome 10, UCB_Xtro_10.0, whole genome shotgun sequence genome contains the following:
- the LOC101734523 gene encoding leucine-rich repeat, immunoglobulin-like domain and transmembrane domain-containing protein 2 gives MDSIFLCITLLLSVAGHGRLQEVPPNCPTGCNCTSVSISCCGSQKNLLLPFSGLNKTTKLSLINCQPLDISQRSFQNMKSLEEIAIRRTPVTFIDSSAFVGFQELKKLSLNELNLSAANTHPLVFNNLSVQLLDLRENNLSLITRQMFRGLKYLRVLDLSRNKIGLIQNRAFESLAQLSFLNLDDNSLRTVTPLWFKAYGNYSPLQVSIAGNNMTDECRYRAMDLAENKWFAQSVIPNNSLSFARASALPCSAPSFDNSYQEIYVKESASVILTCSVNSVPTSVLSWLLPTGSTVPSVSNGIVNLTNIQLSNTGTYVCVASNSEGSAVAVTRLLLISPAPTINSPSSAARKASMVLLIIFIAIILLIVCFVVLYILKSVYKLAKEKTASGFEFRQFVDTPNILPVPENPQPMPQL, from the coding sequence ATGGATTCTATATTCCTATGCATTACACTGTTACTCTCAGTGGCAGGACATGGAAGACTCCAGGAAGTGCCCCCCAACTGCCCCACAGGATGTAACTGCACTTCAGTTTCCATTAGCTGTTGTGGATCACAGAAAAACCTGCTCCTCCCATTTAGCGGACTTAATAAAACCACTAAGCTGAGTTTAATAAACTGCCAGCCCTTAGACATTTCTCAGAGAAGCTTCCAAAATATGAAAAGCCTGGAAGAAATAGCCATCAGAAGAACTCCGGTGACATTCATCGATAGCAGTGCATTTGTTGGCTTTCAGGAGCTTAAAAAGCTATCTCTAAATGAGTTAAACTTAAGTGCCGCAAACACGCACCCGTTGGTTTTCAATAACCTTTCAGTTCAGCTCCTTGACTTGCGAGAGAACAACTTGAGCTTGATCACCAGGCAGATGTTCAGAGGTCTGAAGTACCTGAGGGTTCTTGATCTTTCGAGAAACAAGATTGGCCTAATCCAGAACCGGGCCTTTGAGAGTCTGGCTCAGTTATCGTTTCTCAATCTGGACGACAACAGCCTCAGGACAGTAACCCCTCTATGGTTTAAGGCCTACGGCAATTATTCTCCTTTGCAAGTCAGCATTGCTGGGAACAACATGACGGATGAGTGTCGCTACAGGGCGATGGACCTTGCCGAAAACAAGTGGTTTGCGCAGTCCGTCATTCCGAATAACTCTTTATCCTTTGCAAGAGCCTCTGCTCTGCCTTGTTCTGCGCCATCGTTCGATAACTCCTACCAAGAAATATATGTAAAGGAATCTGCCTCTGTGATACTGACTTGTTCTGTAAATAGTGTCCCTACGTCTGTTCTCTCTTGGTTACTGCCGACAGGATCAACAGTCCCTTCTGTGAGCAACGGGATAGTGAATTTAACAAACATCCAGCTCAGTAATACTGGCACCTATGTGTGTGTGGCTTCCAACAGCGAGGGCTCTGCCGTAGCCGTAACAAGACTATTGTTAATATCACCTGCCCCGACAATTAACTCACCGTCTAGCGCAGCTCGGAAAGCATCCATGGTGTTGCTAATCATCTTCATCGCAATTATCTTGCTGATCGTCTGCTTTGTTGTTCTTTATATACTAAAGTCAGTCTACAAATTGGCAAAGGAAAAGACAGCTAGCGGATTTGAGTTCCGGCAGTTTGTCGAcacacccaacatattgcccgtTCCTGAAAACCCGCAGCCGATGCCGCAGTTATGA